The Streptomyces puniciscabiei genome contains a region encoding:
- a CDS encoding PadR family transcriptional regulator — protein MTRAAFFVLTALADQPRHGYGILRETAELSDGEVQLRVGTLYGVLDRLTADGLIVLDREEVRQGRLRRYYRLTDDGVAALEAEAERMAAGAGAAKRRIAEGRRAGARPARGPAGLEPPTAPGLAGGYA, from the coding sequence ATGACCCGGGCGGCGTTCTTCGTCCTCACGGCGCTCGCCGACCAGCCCCGGCACGGCTACGGCATCCTGCGGGAGACGGCGGAACTCTCCGACGGAGAGGTGCAGTTGCGGGTCGGCACGCTGTACGGAGTGCTGGACCGGCTCACCGCGGACGGCCTGATCGTGCTGGACCGGGAAGAGGTCCGGCAGGGCCGGCTGCGCCGCTACTACCGGCTCACCGACGACGGAGTGGCCGCCCTGGAGGCGGAGGCCGAGCGGATGGCCGCCGGTGCCGGGGCGGCCAAGCGCCGCATCGCCGAGGGCCGCCGCGCCGGCGCCCGCCCCGCCCGGGGCCCGGCCGGGCTGGAACCCCCCACCGCACCCGGACTCGCGGGAGGCTACGCATGA
- a CDS encoding FAD-dependent oxidoreductase, with the protein MPRPLRVAIVGAGPAGIYAADALLKSEVAADPGVSIDLFERMPAPFGLIRYGVAPDHPRIKGIITALHQVLDKPQIRLFGNVDYPTDISLDDLRAFYDAVIFSTGAMADRELSLPGIDLDGSYGAADFVSWYDGHPDVPRTWPLQAEKVAVLGVGNVALDVARILAKTADELLPTEIPPNVYDGLKANKAVEIHVFGRRGPAQAKFSPMELRELDHSPNIEVIVDPEDIDYDEGSIETRRGNKQADMVAKTLENWAIRDVGDRPHKLFLHFFESPAEILGEDGRVVGLRTERTALDGTGNVKGTGEFKDWDVTAVYRAVGYLSEKLPKLPWDMETGTIPDEGGRVIEEGGTHLQSTYVTGWIRRGPVGLIGHTKGDANETVANLLDDYANSRLHTPASPEPEAVDAFLAAREVRFTTWEGWYKLDAAERALGEPQGRERVKIVEREDMLRESGA; encoded by the coding sequence ATGCCGCGCCCCCTGCGGGTAGCCATCGTCGGAGCCGGCCCCGCCGGGATCTACGCCGCCGACGCCCTGCTCAAGTCCGAGGTGGCCGCCGACCCCGGCGTCTCCATCGACCTCTTCGAGCGGATGCCCGCCCCGTTCGGCCTGATCCGGTACGGCGTCGCCCCCGACCACCCGCGCATCAAGGGCATCATCACCGCCCTGCACCAGGTGCTCGACAAGCCGCAGATCCGGCTGTTCGGCAACGTCGACTACCCGACCGACATCAGCCTGGACGACCTGCGCGCCTTCTACGACGCGGTGATCTTCTCCACCGGCGCGATGGCCGACCGCGAACTGTCCTTGCCCGGCATCGACCTGGACGGCTCCTACGGCGCCGCCGACTTCGTCTCCTGGTACGACGGCCACCCGGACGTCCCGCGCACCTGGCCGCTCCAAGCGGAGAAGGTCGCCGTACTGGGCGTCGGCAACGTGGCCCTCGACGTGGCCCGCATCCTCGCCAAGACCGCGGACGAACTGCTGCCGACCGAGATCCCGCCGAACGTCTACGACGGCCTGAAGGCCAACAAGGCCGTCGAGATCCACGTGTTCGGCCGGCGCGGCCCCGCCCAGGCGAAGTTCAGCCCGATGGAGCTGCGCGAGCTGGACCACTCGCCGAACATCGAGGTGATCGTCGACCCCGAGGACATCGACTACGACGAGGGCTCGATCGAGACCCGGCGCGGCAACAAGCAGGCCGACATGGTCGCCAAGACCCTGGAGAACTGGGCGATCCGCGATGTCGGCGACCGGCCGCACAAGCTGTTCCTGCACTTCTTCGAGTCGCCCGCGGAGATCCTCGGTGAGGACGGCCGGGTCGTCGGCCTGCGCACCGAGCGCACCGCCCTCGACGGCACCGGAAACGTCAAGGGCACCGGCGAGTTCAAGGACTGGGACGTCACCGCCGTCTACCGTGCGGTCGGCTACCTCTCCGAGAAACTGCCCAAGCTGCCCTGGGACATGGAGACGGGCACGATCCCGGACGAGGGCGGCCGGGTGATCGAGGAGGGCGGCACTCATCTGCAGTCCACCTACGTCACCGGCTGGATCCGGCGCGGCCCCGTCGGCCTGATCGGCCACACCAAGGGCGACGCCAACGAGACCGTCGCCAACCTGCTGGACGACTACGCGAACAGCCGGCTGCACACCCCGGCCTCGCCCGAGCCGGAGGCGGTGGACGCCTTCCTCGCCGCACGCGAGGTCCGCTTCACCACCTGGGAGGGCTGGTACAAGCTGGACGCCGCCGAGCGCGCCCTGGGCGAGCCGCAGGGCCGTGAGCGCGTGAAGATCGTCGAGCGCGAGGACATGCTGCGGGAGAGCGGGGCGTAG